A stretch of the Tardiphaga sp. 709 genome encodes the following:
- a CDS encoding cold-shock protein — protein MTKGTVKWFNPTKGYGFIQPANGGKDVFVHISAVEKAGLSTLNEGQTVEFEEVANRGKTSAENLKV, from the coding sequence ATGACTAAAGGCACTGTGAAGTGGTTCAACCCGACGAAGGGTTATGGATTCATCCAGCCGGCGAATGGCGGCAAGGACGTGTTCGTTCATATTTCGGCAGTTGAGAAGGCTGGCCTTTCGACACTGAACGAAGGACAGACCGTTGAATTCGAGGAAGTTGCCAACCGCGGCAAGACCTCGGCCGAGAACCTCAAGGTCTGA